The window CCACCGCATCTCCCCGGAGCTTCACACCAGGCGGATGTTGAACAGATGGAAGAGCGCGAGGACTATGCTCGCCCGGGTGATGCCGGCCAGGAAGTTGACCAGGGCGAACTGGCGCAGATGCATCACCCCCCTGCGGTTGAACAGGGCGAACAAGTACAGCGGCACGGTGTCGAGCATGCCCGGTATGCTCAGGAGGATGTACATGCCGAAGTAGCGGGTCTTCTCCACAAACGTCTCCAGCCCTTTGAAGACCTTGGAAGTCCCTATCCATTTCTCCAGGCCCCCGCCGACCTTGTCGCCGAGGTAGAACACTATCACCGATCCTACGGCCTTCCCGGCCCCCAGCACTAGGGCCACCACCGCAACGGGGGTCTGCCCGCTGCCCAGGAGCGCGACCTCGACCGGGAAGGGCAGGAACACCGTCGCCGCGACGGTGTAAACGAACAGAACCACACTGTAGGCTACCGGGTCATGGGCCAAGCCCTCCAGGAATATCTGCAGGCCGTTCAGGAGGTCCATTACGTTGCCCCATATGCGAAGGACATGTTAAATCCTTGCACCCTCAGACCAGCTTGATGCCCAAGAGGTAGAAGAAGGCATAGACCACCATCGCCCGCGTGACCCCTGACAGGAAGCACACTAAGGTGAACCATTTGGGCTCGAGGACCCCACGCTCGTTGAACACCGTGAATATGTAGAGCGGGACGGTATCGGTCATGATGGGGATGCTGAGGATGAGGTACAGGCCGAAGTACCCGAGCTTGGCCACCAGCCACTCGCATCCCCTCACCAGCCAATTGAACCAGCCCCATCTGGTGGACCAGCCCTTTACGGTGTCGCCGACCTTCAGGCCGATGTGGAACACCAGGAACGCGCCTACCGCTTTGCCCAGGCCCATGATGAGGGCCTTGCCCCAGAAGGGGATGGCGTCCAGGCTGAAGAACAGGCCCACCTCCACCGGTATCGGCAGGATGACGGTCGCCAGCACGACGTAGACGAAGAAGACGATGCTATATACCACCGGGTCGGAGGAGACCGCCTCCAGATAATGCATAAGGCCGTCGAAGATAGCGCCTACGTCCATTCGGGCCTTGTATTCCGTACCCCTAGAAATCCTTTTGCCACGGGGGTCCCAAGTTGCCAGACAAAATTCTCACTAGGTAATATTTTTATGGGAGATAACTAATTACACCTGCAGGGACCGATTATGGTGAGCTTAAACGATGGGAAGGACGACTGGATAAAACAGTTGGACGCCGAGTTGGAAGAGCAGACCCAGACTATCTTGAGCGATGCGGCGGAGCTGCAAAGCCAGTTGATCTCCGTGAACAGGATTCTTCTTTCCGACTTCGACAAGATCAAGGAAAGGTTCGACAAGCAGAGGATCTATCTGACCATGGAGCCGCAGAGGACCCTCTACGCTCACCAGGACGACACCCTGGAGAAGTGGGAGTTCAGGCCCGACTTCAGGTTCCAGGATGTCCGCAACATCCAGCTCATTGACCGCACCCAGGAGCAGGGACGCATGGGCGACTCCCTGAAGGTGTGGTACTACAACGACAACGGCGTAATGCGCCTGCGCACGATCTTCGAGTACTGCGAAGGTGAGCACTATTACAAGTATGCCGGATGGAAGAGGGTGTTCGGCCAGTTCGTGGTCTACGACGTGCCCCTGAGAGAGGTCGACGTCGACGCCATCCACGATAGGATAGGCGTGGTGATCAAGGCATGGTTCGAGAGCCATCTCCGCCACAACCGCGAAGTGCTCATCGCCGCTCTCAAGGAGAACTTCGAGAAGGGCGAGACCTTCACGGAGTGAGGTCCCCCGGCCCGGCGGGGCCGAACCGCCCCGCCCCCGGCCGCCAGCTGATTTTCTGGATTTTCACTTTCGGTCGGGAACGGCCAAGTTCGATATGCTGGCTCGGGACTTGCCCGGTTCACTTTCGGTGCGCCGTGTAGAATGCTTTTAATACATTATGATATACGATTGCACGAAACTTCATCAAGCGAGGTAAGAACATGATGAACAAGGAAGAGCTCGCACCCCATGTAATGGAAATGGTCAGGGTGCTGGAAGGAAAAGTATCGGAGCAGGATATCGAGAAGGACCTGGACAACTACCTGAACGTGTACAGGATGTCCCTGGAGGCCTCCAAGCGCCACATCGTGCGCAAGTACGGCGGCGATCCCAACGCCCTCACCAAGGGCGTGCGGAAGATGATCTCTCAGCTGGGCACCAGCGAGCAGAGCGCCGATCTTCTGGTAAAGGTGATATCTTCGAGCATGCGCGAGGTCTTGGTGGATGGCATCTCCAAGCCCATCCAGACCGGTGTACTGGCCGACGAGAGCGGCACGGTACCGTTCACGGTGTGGGACACCACCAAGTTCGACCTGAAGCTGGGGGAGGTATACCTTATCCGGAACGCCTACACCAAGGAATGGAGCGGCCAGCCCAAGGTGAACCTGGGCAACCGAGCCACTGTGGAGGAGCAAGCCTCCGACTCGGTCACGCTGCCTGAGGGGACGTGCGTTTCGGAGGGCTCGTCCGGCTCGTTCTCGGTGCCGTCGGTGGTCAAGGTCATCGACCTCAGGGAGAACATGAACAACCTCACCCTCACCGGGAGGATCCTTTCCCTCAGCAGGAAGGACGTGGAGGCACCGTCTGGCAAGAAGACGGTGTTCTCCGGCGTGATCGCCGACGAGACCGGGAAGGTAGAGTTCTCGGCCTGGCACGACTTCGGCCTCAAGGACAAGGAGATCGTCACCATCTCCAACGCCTACGTGAAGGGGTGGAGGGGCATCCCCCGCCTCACCTTCGGGGAGAGGGCCAATGTCGACAGACCCAAGATCAAGTTCCCCTCCGAAAGCGAGCTGGACGTGGCGACCAGGCGCACCATTGAAGAGATCGAGCGGGTAGGCGGCGCCGCGGACGTAACGGTCACCGGCACCATCGTGGACGTGAAGAAAGGCTCTGGCCTGATCTTCCGCTGCCCCGAGTGCCACCGGGTGGTGCAGAAGGGGGTATGCCAGGTGCACGGAAAGGTGCAGCAAGTGCCCGACCTCCGCATCAAGGCGGTGGTGGACGACGGCTCCGCAGCCATGACCGCGATCATGAAGAAGGATGTCACCGAGCTGCTCACTGGCATAGCGCTCAAGGAGGCCCTCGATGAGGCCCGCGACACCATGAACCCCGACATCGTGGGCACGCACGTCGAGGAGAAACTGCTGGCCAAGCCGATAGAGGTACGCGGCAATGTCACCTCGGACGAGTACGGGCTGATGATGATCGTTACCGAGGCCAAACTGGCCGCTCTCGATGTGAAGAGCGAGGCCGAGGCCCTCCTGGCCAAGGCGGAGGGAGCGCAATGATCACCAGGGAAGTGGCCTGGAGGGTGTTCGCTTCTGAGTACAACGCCTCATCCCTGGAGCTGAAGGGCGAGGGGGAGAAGGCCCCGTCGTACGTCATCACCCCCCTGGGAGCGATGGTGAACCGCATATTCATCGTCGGCGTGATGACGGACCGGCAGAACATTGGCACCGAGGCGGAGCCGCTGTGGCGGGCCCTCGTTTCCGACGGCACCGACAAGTTCTACGTGTACGCCGGCAAGTACGCGCCGGAGGCGACGCTCGCTCTTTCCAAGATAGAGCCGCCCGCTTTCGTGGCCGTCATCGGCAAGAGCCGGACGTACTCTCCGCAGGAGGGCACCATGTACATGTCGGTGCGGCCGGAGAAGATCGTCGAGGTGGACCAGCACATCCGGGACCATTGGATACTGGAGACCGCCAAGGCCACCATGCGCCGGATCGAGGCGGTGGATGAGGCCCGGGAGATGGAGTGCCCCACCGCCGAGGAGCTGGTGAAGCTGGGCTTCAGCCCCCCGCTGGCTGACGGGGTGTCCAGGGCCTCCCCGCACTACACCGACCTGGACATCAACCGCTACCGCGGGATGGTGCTGGAAGCGCTGGAGCAGCTGCTGCCGGAGCGCTCGTCCGATCTTCCCATACCTCCGGAGCTGCCGTCCTCGGCCCCCGACGAGATCGAGGACGAGGAAGAGCAGGACGACCAGGACAAGGAAGAGATCGTGCTCAAGCTCATTGACGCCCTGGACAAGAACAAGAAGGGGGCGGCGCTGTCCGAACTCATCAAAGAGGCGGCCAAGCTCGGCATCGGCGAGAGCGAGCTGGAGGAGATCAACAATTCCCTGCTGGACAAGGGCCTCATCTACGAGCCTACCATCGGCAAGATGAAGCGCATCTGAGCGAACGGGGCTCCGCCCCACCTTACTTTTTTCGTTCCATTCTTGGGTCAGAGCGGCAGCTTTCGAGCGAAGCTAACGTTCTTATAATATTATTGATATTACAATACTGTATGTCGCACAGTATATGCTGAGGTGATGAGAACGGGTTCCACGGAAGAGCTGATCGAATCGCTGGTGGTCGAACTGAGAAGAGGGACCCTGGTGCTGTCGGTCCTCAGCCAGCTGGAGCGCCCGGAGTACGGCTACTCTCTGGTGCAGAAGCTCGAGGAGAAGGACGCGGTGATCGAGCCGGGTACGCTGTACCCCCTGCTCCGGAGGTTGGAGAAGCAGAACCTGCTGGTAAGCCGATGGGACACCTCGGAAAACCGGCCGAGAAAGTATTACGAACTTAGCGAGGAGGGAAAAGAAGTGTACGAGCGCCTGAAGGAGGAGTGGAAGGGTCTCTCCAAGCAGCTCGAGGTCCTGACGGGAGGCGGCAACGATGGAACTGATTGAGCGGTACGTCCGAGCGGTGGCGGAGCGGCTGCCCGAGGACACCAGGAGCGATGTGGCGCGGGAGCTTCGAGCCAACATTGAGGACATGCTGCCGGACGGCGCCACCGAGCAGGACGTCCGGAAGGTCCTGGAGAAGATGGGGAGCCCCGCGGCCCTGGCCAATGAGTACCGGCAGTCCAAGAGGTACCTCATCGGGCCGGGACTGTACGACACCTACGTCTTCGTGCTGAAGATCGTGCTGTGCATCGCGCCGGTGGCAATAGCGTTCCTGTCCCTCGCCGGGGCCGTGCTGGACGGCGGCAGCGCCGTGGACGTCATCGCCGCGGCCATCGGAGGGGCCTTCGAGGGCGCCGTACAGGCGTTCATCTGGGTCACCCTGGTCTTCGCTATACTGGAGAGGGCAGGGGTGGACGAGGGCAGTCTGCCCTTCGGCCATAAGGACTGGACGGTGGACGATCTCCCGCCGGCGGTCCAGAACCCCCGGAGCAAGATCGACCGCGCCGGGGAGGTGGTGGCCATCATCTTCATCGTCGCGTTCATGTCCATCTTCGTGCTCCGGCCGGAGCTGATCGGCTGGTACGATCAAGCGGACGGCGGCCTGCAGGTCGCCACCCTGTTCGATCTCGACCGGCTGCAGGCGTACATCCCGGCGATCGTGGTCCTGGCGGTAATGAGCTTCGGCCTATCGGTCTGCAAGATCGTGGCCGGCCGGTGGACGCTGCCGCTGGCAGGAGCGAACACCTTGGTCAACCTCGGGAACGGACTCCTGGCCTGTATTATGCTGACGGACCGGGGGCTGTGGAACCCGGCGTTCATAGACCGCCTGGAAGGTCTCTTCGAGGTCTCGGCCGGCACCCTGGACGCTATCCTGGCCAGCGGGGTGACGGCGGCTATCGTCGTCATCGTCCTCCTGCTCATCATGGATAGCGTCATGGGCTTCCTGAAGAGCAAAGAGGTCCGGCTGCTCGACATCCCCGAGAGGATACGGGCCTGGATAGGGGCGGAAAGGTGAGCGGCCGAGGGGAGGGATGAGAGAGGCCTCAGAACCTCTGGATCTCCCCCAGCAGCCGGTCCTCGAACTCCCACTCTGCCCTGAAGTGCTCGTTGTAGTCCTTGATGATGACCCAATACCAGTAGACGGCGAAAACGCCGAACAGGAACGTCAGGATGAGATAGAGCACGGTGCTCCGCTCGGGGACGGCCGGCCGGGGAGGGCTCAGCTCCA is drawn from Methanomassiliicoccus luminyensis B10 and contains these coding sequences:
- a CDS encoding RPA family protein, producing MITREVAWRVFASEYNASSLELKGEGEKAPSYVITPLGAMVNRIFIVGVMTDRQNIGTEAEPLWRALVSDGTDKFYVYAGKYAPEATLALSKIEPPAFVAVIGKSRTYSPQEGTMYMSVRPEKIVEVDQHIRDHWILETAKATMRRIEAVDEAREMECPTAEELVKLGFSPPLADGVSRASPHYTDLDINRYRGMVLEALEQLLPERSSDLPIPPELPSSAPDEIEDEEEQDDQDKEEIVLKLIDALDKNKKGAALSELIKEAAKLGIGESELEEINNSLLDKGLIYEPTIGKMKRI
- a CDS encoding PadR family transcriptional regulator — its product is MRTGSTEELIESLVVELRRGTLVLSVLSQLERPEYGYSLVQKLEEKDAVIEPGTLYPLLRRLEKQNLLVSRWDTSENRPRKYYELSEEGKEVYERLKEEWKGLSKQLEVLTGGGNDGTD
- a CDS encoding HAAS signaling domain-containing protein, whose amino-acid sequence is MELIERYVRAVAERLPEDTRSDVARELRANIEDMLPDGATEQDVRKVLEKMGSPAALANEYRQSKRYLIGPGLYDTYVFVLKIVLCIAPVAIAFLSLAGAVLDGGSAVDVIAAAIGGAFEGAVQAFIWVTLVFAILERAGVDEGSLPFGHKDWTVDDLPPAVQNPRSKIDRAGEVVAIIFIVAFMSIFVLRPELIGWYDQADGGLQVATLFDLDRLQAYIPAIVVLAVMSFGLSVCKIVAGRWTLPLAGANTLVNLGNGLLACIMLTDRGLWNPAFIDRLEGLFEVSAGTLDAILASGVTAAIVVIVLLLIMDSVMGFLKSKEVRLLDIPERIRAWIGAER